From Fundulus heteroclitus isolate FHET01 unplaced genomic scaffold, MU-UCD_Fhet_4.1 scaffold_42, whole genome shotgun sequence, one genomic window encodes:
- the LOC118560338 gene encoding tripartite motif-containing protein 16-like — protein sequence MEQNQLDRETFSCWICLDLLKDPVAIPCGHSYCMKCIKNFWDGEDQKGNHSCPQCRETFRPRPVLKKNTMLAALVEQLKKTGLQAAPADLCYAGPEDVACDFCSGRKLKAIKSCLICLASFCEKHLQPHYDVAPLKKHKLVEPSKNLQENICSRHDEVMKMFCRTDQKCICYLCPVDEHKGHDTVSAAAERTERQRELEVRRENIQQRIQDREKDVKLLQQELEAIKHSAEKAVEDSEKIFTQLIRLIQKRSSDVKQQIRSQQETEGSRVKELQEKLEQEITELKRKDAELKQLSDTEDHNQFLHNYPSLSALSESTHSSSIKIRPLSYFEDVTAAVSKLRDQLQDILKDTRTNISLRLTEVDVLLSEPEPKSRAELLKYSCEITLDPNTAHNELLLSEENRKQHLDLHLRS from the exons atggagcagaatCAGCTGGACCGAGAAACCTTCTCCTGCTGGATTTgtctggatctactgaaggatccAGTGGctattccctgtggacacagctactgtatgaagtgtattaaaaacttctgggatggagaggatcagaaaggaaaccacagctgccctcagtgcagggAGACCTTCAGACCAAGGCCcgttctgaagaaaaacaccatgttagcagctttagtggagcagctgaagaagactggactccaagctgctcctgctgatctctgctatgctggacctgaagatgtggcctgtgatttctgctctggaagaaaactgaaagccatcaagtcctgtttaatctgtctggcctctttctgtgagaaacaccttcagcctcattatgatGTTGCTCCACtaaagaaacacaagctggtggagccctccaagaacctccaggagaacatctgctcccgtcatgatgaggtgatgaagatgttctgtcgtactgatcagaagtgtatctgttatctctgccctgtggatgaacataaaggccacgacacagtgtcagctgcagcagaaaggactgagaggcagagagagctggaggtgagacgagaaaacatccagcagagaatccaggacagagagaaagatgtgaagctgcttcaacaggagctggaggccatcaagcactctgctgaaaaagcagtggaggacagtgagaagatcttcactcagctgatccgtctcatccagaaaagaagctctgatgtgaagcagcagatcagatcccagcaggaaactgaagggagtcgagtcaaagagcttcaggagaagctggagcaggagatcactgagctgaagaggaaggacgctgagctgaagcagctctcagacacagaggatcacaaccagtttctccacaactacccctcactgtcagcactcagtgagtctacacactcatccagcatcaagatccgtcctctgagctactttgaggatgtgacagcagctgtgtcaaagctcagagatcaactacaggacatcctgaAAGACACAcggacaaacatctcactgagactcactgaggtggatgttttactgtcagaaccagaaccaaagagcagagctgaATTATTGAAATATTCATGTGAAATTacactggatccaaacacagcacACAATGAGCTGTTACTATCAGAGGagaacagga AACAACATCTGGACCTCCATCTCAGGTCCTGA